From the Streptomyces syringium genome, one window contains:
- a CDS encoding pirin family protein, producing the protein MPAVTVENPLTLPRVAAPADGRQRPVLHVATAPSGFEGEGFPVRRAFAGINYQYLDPFIMMDQMGEVDYGPGEPKGTPWHPHRGFETVTYLIDGTFVHQDSHGGGGTINDGDTQWMTAGSGLLHIEAPPESLVVSGGLFHGLQLWVNLPKADKMMAPRYQDIGGGKVKLLTSADGGALLRLIAGSIDGHEGPGITHTPITMTHISLNPGAELTLPWRPDFNALAYALSGSGSAGAERRPFRMGQSVVFGNGDSITVRADDKQDTRGPNFEFVLLGGQPIREPMMHYGPFVMNTHAELAQAFEDYQAGRLGTVPADAV; encoded by the coding sequence ATGCCCGCAGTAACCGTAGAGAACCCGCTGACCCTGCCCCGCGTGGCCGCCCCGGCCGACGGCCGGCAGCGGCCGGTGCTGCACGTCGCGACCGCGCCGAGCGGTTTCGAGGGCGAGGGCTTCCCCGTCCGCAGGGCCTTCGCGGGCATCAATTACCAGTACCTCGACCCGTTCATCATGATGGACCAGATGGGTGAGGTGGACTACGGACCGGGTGAGCCGAAGGGCACGCCCTGGCACCCCCACCGCGGCTTCGAGACGGTCACCTATCTGATCGACGGCACCTTCGTGCACCAGGACTCGCACGGTGGCGGCGGCACGATCAACGACGGTGACACCCAGTGGATGACCGCCGGGTCCGGCCTGCTGCACATCGAGGCCCCGCCGGAGTCCCTCGTCGTCAGCGGCGGGCTCTTCCACGGCCTCCAGCTGTGGGTGAACCTGCCGAAGGCCGACAAGATGATGGCCCCCCGCTACCAGGACATCGGCGGCGGCAAGGTCAAGCTGCTCACCTCGGCCGACGGCGGCGCGCTGCTGCGGCTGATCGCGGGCAGCATCGACGGCCACGAGGGCCCGGGCATCACCCACACGCCGATCACGATGACGCACATCTCCCTCAACCCGGGCGCGGAGCTCACCCTGCCCTGGCGGCCGGACTTCAACGCCCTCGCGTACGCGCTCTCCGGGAGCGGTTCGGCGGGCGCCGAGCGGCGGCCGTTCCGGATGGGGCAGTCCGTGGTCTTCGGCAACGGCGACTCGATCACGGTCCGGGCGGACGACAAGCAGGACACCCGCGGCCCGAACTTCGAGTTCGTCCTGCTCGGCGGGCAGCCGATCCGGGAGCCGATGATGCACTACGGCCCGTTCGTCATGAACACCCACGCGGAGCTGGCGCAGGCCTTCGAGGACTACCAGGCCGGCCGTCTCGGCACGGTGCCGGCTGACGCCGTTTAG
- a CDS encoding trypsin-like serine peptidase, translated as MRLKATDRGYASGPAGIAVLIAAVLALIVIGLLMASRGQASDAPLASGDADGHFEEPRALGDESAEAMRSVVRTPAKPPVPAPAAVGSGSDPLPASKPLEARESDPSPAVGPLFYTGEGEPDHSCSASVVHSPRGDLIATAAHCVYQREFRTDIAFVPGYQDGRAPYGVWVPTSIDISPEWAERGDQDHDVAFLRVRRVGDDTPIERVTGAERIRFRPEPDRPARVIGYPIGEERPLACQNTTGTRGPTQLRFECHGLPNGTSGGPILTDIDPATGLGTVNGVLGGFQGGGDDETSYSSYFGDAIEKLYRRATG; from the coding sequence ATGCGCCTGAAAGCCACCGACCGCGGCTACGCCTCGGGTCCCGCCGGGATAGCCGTTCTGATCGCCGCCGTCCTGGCCCTGATCGTGATCGGCCTGCTGATGGCGAGCCGTGGCCAGGCCTCGGACGCACCCCTGGCCTCGGGCGACGCCGACGGGCACTTCGAGGAGCCGAGGGCCCTGGGCGACGAGAGCGCCGAGGCGATGCGGTCGGTGGTCCGCACCCCGGCGAAGCCCCCCGTGCCCGCACCCGCGGCCGTCGGCTCCGGCAGCGACCCGCTGCCCGCCTCGAAGCCGCTGGAGGCCCGCGAGAGCGACCCCTCGCCGGCCGTGGGCCCGCTGTTCTACACGGGCGAGGGCGAACCGGACCACAGCTGCAGCGCCAGCGTCGTCCACAGCCCGAGGGGCGATCTGATCGCCACCGCCGCCCACTGCGTCTACCAGCGCGAATTCCGCACCGACATCGCCTTCGTCCCCGGCTACCAGGACGGCCGGGCGCCCTACGGCGTCTGGGTCCCCACGTCCATCGACATCTCCCCCGAGTGGGCGGAACGCGGCGACCAGGACCACGACGTGGCGTTCCTGCGGGTCCGCCGGGTGGGCGACGACACCCCCATCGAGCGGGTCACCGGCGCCGAGCGCATCCGCTTCCGCCCCGAGCCGGACCGCCCGGCCCGGGTGATCGGCTACCCCATCGGCGAGGAGCGCCCCCTCGCCTGCCAGAACACCACCGGCACCCGCGGCCCCACCCAGCTGCGCTTCGAGTGCCACGGCCTGCCCAACGGCACCAGCGGCGGCCCCATCCTCACCGACATCGACCCGGCCACGGGCCTGGGCACGGTCAACGGCGTCCTGGGCGGCTTCCAGGGCGGCGGCGACGACGAGACGTCGTACAGCTCGTACTTCGGCGACGCCATCGAAAAGCTCTACCGTCGGGCGACGGGATAG
- a CDS encoding SseB family protein gives MYGYDQNVGTQGYAPPQQSGGYGEQPLYPEPSPPSLADAVRAFTTGSMSAEDFQIIFSTSKVYCPRGDTPGFLALHNTQQPVIPMFTSLKELRRYAGKESKYFVITGAEVIDLLPTGYGFVLDMEGDHRMVFDAKAVEQMVDFAMRRMYG, from the coding sequence ATGTACGGCTACGACCAGAACGTGGGCACACAGGGCTACGCCCCGCCGCAGCAGTCCGGCGGCTACGGCGAGCAGCCGCTTTACCCCGAGCCGTCCCCGCCGTCGCTGGCCGACGCGGTGCGGGCCTTCACCACGGGCTCGATGTCCGCCGAGGACTTCCAGATCATCTTCTCGACCTCGAAGGTCTACTGCCCGCGCGGTGACACGCCGGGCTTCCTCGCCCTGCACAACACCCAGCAGCCGGTGATCCCGATGTTCACCTCGCTCAAGGAGCTGCGGCGGTACGCGGGCAAGGAGTCCAAGTACTTCGTGATCACAGGTGCCGAGGTCATCGATCTGCTGCCCACCGGCTACGGCTTCGTGCTGGACATGGAGGGCGACCACCGGATGGTCTTCGACGCGAAGGCCGTCGAGCAGATGGTCGACTTCGCGATGCGCCGCATGTACGGGTGA
- a CDS encoding acyl-CoA dehydrogenase, whose protein sequence is MGHYKSNLRDIEFNLFEVLGRDKLYGTGPFAEMDVETAKSVLSEIARLSENELADSFVDADRNPPVFDPETNTAPVPASFKKSYQAYMDAEWWRLGIPEGIGGTIAPRSLLWGFAETILGANPAIWMYSSGPAFAGVLYEEGTEEQKRIAKLAVDKQWGSTMVLTEPDAGSDVGAGRTKAVKQEDGSWHIEGVKRFITSGEHDMAENIFHYVLARPEGHGPGTKGLSLFLVPKFEFDFETGELGARNGVYATNVEHKMGLKASNTCEMTFGDKHPAKGWLVGEKHDGIRQMFMIIEFARMMVGTKAIATLSTGYLNALEYAKERVQGPDLANFMDKAAPKVTITHHPDVRRSLMTQKAYVEGMRALVLYTAAVQDEILVKEHAGDEASLKEAKALHGLNDLLLPIVKGYGSEKSYEQLAQSLQTFGGSGYLQEYPIEQYIRDAKIDTLYEGTTAIQGQDFFFRKIVRDQGQALTTLSEEIKKFLAEAAGGEDLAAARDQLAKAAVDLEGIVGAMLTDLAATEKNVKSIYKVGLNSTRLLMASGDVVIGYLLLKGAAVAAEKLGSASSKDKAFYEGKIAAAKFFAHNVLPGVSVERSLAESVDNSLMELDEAAF, encoded by the coding sequence ATGGGCCACTACAAGTCGAATCTCCGCGACATCGAGTTCAACCTCTTCGAGGTTCTCGGCCGCGACAAGCTGTACGGCACCGGCCCGTTCGCGGAGATGGACGTCGAGACCGCCAAGAGCGTCCTGTCGGAGATCGCGCGCCTCTCGGAGAACGAGCTGGCCGATTCCTTCGTGGACGCCGACCGCAACCCGCCGGTCTTCGACCCGGAGACCAACACCGCTCCGGTTCCGGCCAGTTTCAAGAAGAGCTACCAGGCCTACATGGACGCCGAGTGGTGGCGTCTCGGCATCCCGGAGGGCATCGGCGGCACCATCGCGCCGCGCTCCCTGCTCTGGGGCTTCGCCGAGACCATCCTGGGTGCCAACCCGGCGATCTGGATGTACTCCTCCGGCCCCGCCTTCGCGGGCGTGCTCTACGAGGAGGGCACCGAGGAGCAGAAGCGCATCGCCAAGCTCGCGGTGGACAAGCAGTGGGGCTCCACCATGGTGCTGACCGAGCCGGACGCCGGTTCGGACGTCGGTGCCGGCCGCACCAAGGCCGTCAAGCAGGAGGACGGCTCCTGGCACATCGAGGGCGTGAAGCGCTTCATCACCTCCGGTGAGCACGACATGGCGGAGAACATCTTCCACTACGTGCTGGCCCGCCCCGAGGGCCACGGCCCGGGCACCAAGGGTCTGTCGCTCTTCCTCGTGCCGAAGTTCGAGTTCGACTTCGAGACCGGTGAGCTGGGCGCGCGCAACGGCGTCTACGCCACCAACGTCGAGCACAAGATGGGCCTCAAGGCGTCCAACACCTGCGAGATGACCTTCGGCGACAAGCACCCCGCCAAGGGCTGGCTCGTCGGCGAGAAGCACGACGGCATCCGCCAGATGTTCATGATCATCGAGTTCGCCCGGATGATGGTCGGCACGAAGGCCATCGCCACCCTCTCCACCGGCTACCTCAACGCGCTGGAGTACGCCAAGGAGCGCGTGCAGGGTCCGGACCTGGCCAACTTCATGGACAAGGCCGCCCCCAAGGTCACCATCACGCACCACCCCGACGTCCGCCGCTCGCTGATGACGCAGAAGGCGTACGTCGAGGGCATGCGCGCCCTCGTCCTCTACACCGCCGCCGTCCAGGACGAGATCCTGGTCAAGGAGCACGCGGGCGACGAGGCCTCCCTGAAGGAGGCCAAGGCGCTGCACGGTCTCAACGACCTGCTGCTGCCCATCGTCAAGGGCTACGGCTCGGAGAAGTCCTACGAGCAGCTGGCGCAGTCGCTCCAGACGTTCGGCGGCTCCGGGTACCTCCAGGAGTACCCGATCGAGCAGTACATCCGTGACGCCAAGATCGACACGCTGTACGAGGGCACCACGGCCATCCAGGGCCAGGACTTCTTCTTCCGGAAGATCGTCCGCGACCAGGGCCAGGCGCTGACCACCCTCTCCGAGGAGATCAAGAAGTTCCTCGCCGAGGCCGCCGGCGGCGAGGACCTGGCCGCCGCCCGCGACCAGCTCGCCAAGGCCGCGGTCGACCTGGAGGGGATCGTCGGCGCGATGCTGACCGACCTCGCCGCGACCGAGAAGAACGTCAAGTCCATCTACAAGGTCGGCCTCAACTCCACCCGTCTGCTGATGGCCTCCGGTGACGTCGTCATCGGTTACCTGCTGCTCAAGGGCGCCGCGGTGGCCGCCGAGAAGCTCGGCTCCGCCTCCTCGAAGGACAAGGCCTTCTACGAGGGCAAGATCGCGGCGGCGAAGTTCTTCGCCCACAACGTCCTGCCCGGCGTCTCCGTCGAGCGCTCGCTCGCCGAGTCCGTCGACAACTCCCTGATGGAGCTGGACGAGGCCGCGTTCTGA
- a CDS encoding M18 family aminopeptidase gives MSSAHRFDRGHTDDLMTFLAASPSPYHAVANTAERLEKAGFRQVAETDAWDASTGGKYVTRGGAIIAWYVPDGATTATPFRIIGAHTDSPNLRVKPLPDTGSHGWRQIAVELYGGTLLNTWLDRDLGLSGRITLRDGSHHLVNVDRPLLRVPQLAVHLDRSVNSEGLKLDKQRHMTPIWGLGDPDEGDLIRFVAEEAGVAAGDVTGWDLMVHSVEAPAYLGRDQELLAGPRMDNLLSVHAGIAALTTACASASLPYIPVLAAFDHEENGSQSDTGAEGPLLGNVLERSVFARGGSFEDKSRAFAGTVCLSSDTGHAVHPNYSERHDPGHHPMPNGGPILKVNVNQRYATDGSGRAVFAAAAERAGVPWQHFVSNNAMPCGTTIGPITAARHGITTVDIGVAILSMHSARELCGADDPHLLASALTAFLEG, from the coding sequence ATGAGCTCTGCGCACCGCTTCGACCGCGGCCACACCGACGACCTGATGACCTTCCTCGCGGCGAGCCCCTCGCCGTACCACGCGGTGGCCAACACCGCCGAGCGGCTGGAGAAGGCGGGCTTCCGTCAGGTCGCGGAGACGGACGCGTGGGACGCGTCGACCGGCGGCAAGTACGTGACGCGCGGCGGGGCCATCATCGCCTGGTACGTGCCGGACGGGGCGACCACGGCCACCCCGTTCCGGATCATCGGCGCGCACACCGACTCGCCGAACCTGCGCGTCAAGCCGCTGCCGGACACCGGTTCGCACGGCTGGCGGCAGATCGCCGTGGAGCTCTACGGCGGGACGCTGCTCAACACCTGGCTCGACCGCGACCTCGGCCTCTCCGGCCGGATCACCCTGCGGGACGGCAGCCACCACCTCGTCAACGTGGACCGGCCGCTGCTGCGTGTGCCGCAGCTCGCCGTGCACCTCGACCGGTCGGTGAACTCCGAGGGCCTCAAGCTCGACAAGCAGCGCCACATGACCCCGATCTGGGGCCTGGGCGACCCGGATGAGGGCGACCTCATCCGCTTCGTCGCCGAGGAGGCGGGCGTCGCGGCCGGGGACGTCACCGGCTGGGACCTGATGGTCCACAGCGTCGAGGCCCCCGCCTACCTGGGGCGCGACCAGGAGCTGCTCGCCGGCCCCCGGATGGACAACCTGCTGTCCGTGCACGCCGGCATCGCCGCGCTCACCACGGCGTGCGCGTCCGCGAGCCTGCCGTACATCCCGGTGCTCGCCGCGTTCGACCACGAGGAGAACGGCAGCCAGTCCGACACCGGCGCCGAAGGTCCCCTGCTGGGCAATGTCCTGGAGCGGTCCGTCTTCGCCCGCGGCGGTTCGTTCGAGGACAAGTCGCGCGCCTTCGCCGGCACGGTCTGTCTGTCCTCCGACACCGGCCACGCCGTGCACCCCAACTACTCCGAGCGCCACGACCCGGGCCACCACCCGATGCCCAACGGCGGCCCGATCCTGAAGGTCAACGTCAACCAGCGGTACGCGACCGACGGCAGCGGCCGGGCCGTCTTCGCTGCCGCGGCCGAGCGGGCGGGCGTGCCCTGGCAGCACTTCGTCTCCAACAACGCGATGCCCTGCGGCACCACCATCGGGCCCATCACGGCCGCCCGGCACGGCATCACCACGGTCGACATCGGCGTCGCGATCCTCTCCATGCACTCGGCGCGCGAGCTGTGCGGGGCGGACGACCCGCATCTGCTGGCGAGCGCGCTGACCGCCTTCCTGGAGGGCTGA
- a CDS encoding DUF4232 domain-containing protein: MSVTTRTRTRVAVAAIGATVALTLTACGGGGDDAGSASDKADKSGPAGTASPAKDEEAAAEAKGGESGSAAGSSDKGKSAAPGVCASGTVKVEVKAVSTPVNHLLVVATNTSKSACTAHGYPFLRFDQDQATTPVIDKSRPQAPVTLAPGKSAYAGIVTSAADGSGGTGRKAKKLAVSFQGPGDGSSVGDKVDAPLPGGSVHVDDQAQGTYWQSSQAAALKW; the protein is encoded by the coding sequence ATGTCCGTCACCACCCGCACGCGTACCCGCGTAGCCGTCGCCGCGATCGGCGCCACGGTCGCCCTGACCCTCACCGCCTGTGGTGGTGGCGGAGACGACGCGGGCTCCGCCTCCGACAAGGCCGACAAGTCCGGCCCGGCCGGCACCGCGTCGCCCGCCAAGGACGAGGAAGCGGCGGCGGAGGCCAAGGGCGGCGAGAGCGGCTCCGCGGCCGGCAGCAGCGACAAGGGCAAGAGCGCCGCGCCCGGCGTCTGTGCCTCCGGCACCGTGAAGGTCGAGGTCAAGGCCGTCAGCACGCCCGTCAACCACCTCCTGGTGGTGGCCACGAACACCTCGAAGTCGGCCTGCACCGCGCACGGGTATCCGTTCCTGCGGTTCGACCAGGACCAGGCCACGACCCCCGTGATCGACAAGAGCCGCCCGCAGGCGCCCGTCACCCTCGCCCCGGGCAAGTCCGCCTACGCGGGCATCGTCACCTCCGCCGCCGACGGCTCGGGCGGCACCGGCCGCAAGGCCAAGAAGCTCGCCGTGTCCTTCCAGGGGCCGGGTGACGGCAGCAGCGTCGGCGACAAGGTGGACGCCCCGCTGCCCGGCGGTTCCGTGCACGTCGACGACCAGGCCCAGGGGACGTACTGGCAGAGCAGTCAGGCCGCCGCGCTCAAGTGGTAG
- a CDS encoding DUF6458 family protein: MGMGGCIGLIAVGAILTFAVDWHMDGVNVTLLGLILMAVGILGVCAYVSIFQRRRTQPPPPAAPVVEEEHRYTR; this comes from the coding sequence ATGGGTATGGGCGGCTGCATCGGACTGATCGCGGTGGGGGCCATCCTCACCTTCGCCGTGGACTGGCACATGGACGGCGTGAACGTCACCCTGCTCGGCCTGATCCTGATGGCCGTGGGCATCCTCGGCGTCTGCGCCTACGTCAGCATCTTCCAGCGACGCAGGACGCAGCCGCCGCCCCCGGCCGCGCCCGTCGTCGAGGAGGAGCACCGCTACACGCGCTGA
- a CDS encoding NHL domain-containing thioredoxin family protein, translated as MAPHARVRAPELIGKGGWLNTGGTALTLAALRGRIVILDFWTFCCVNCLHVLDELRELEEKHRDTVVIIGVHSPKFVHEAEHQAVVDAVERYEVHHPVLDDPELATWKQYAVRAWPTLVVIDPEGYVVAQHAGEGHAHALEQLVGELEAQHAAKGTLRRGDGPYVAPEPVATDLRFPGKAVLLPGGTFLVSDSTRHQLVELAADGESVVARVGSGERGFGPDGFSEPQGLALLPDGTVAVADTVNHALRAYDPATGAVTTLAGTGRQWMQGRPTSGPATEVDLSSPWDVAWFADRLWIAMAGVHQLWTYDPATGAVEVAAGTTNEGLVDGPAPEAWFAQPSGLAATEDRLWVADSETSALRYVERDGEGFAVRTAVGTGLFDFGHRDGEAAQALFQHPLGVTALPDGSVAVSDTYNHALRRYDPATGEVTTLATDLREPSDAVLAGDDIVVVESARHRLTRLRLPEEAVRVESVAHRTQRAATDVAPGRLRLDVVFQAPTGQKLDTRYGPSTRLLVSSTPPELLAEGSGTGTDLGRDLVLADGVTEGVLHVSAMAASCDYDPENEYPACHMHQQDWGVPVRVVPGGAERLPLVLAGLDA; from the coding sequence ATGGCCCCACACGCACGCGTCCGCGCCCCCGAACTCATCGGAAAGGGCGGCTGGCTGAACACCGGCGGCACCGCCCTGACCCTGGCTGCCCTGCGAGGACGCATTGTCATCCTCGACTTCTGGACGTTTTGCTGTGTGAACTGCCTGCACGTCCTCGACGAGCTGCGCGAGCTGGAGGAGAAGCACCGCGACACCGTCGTGATCATCGGTGTGCACTCGCCGAAGTTCGTCCACGAGGCCGAGCACCAGGCCGTCGTCGACGCCGTCGAGCGCTACGAGGTGCACCACCCCGTCCTGGACGACCCCGAGCTCGCCACCTGGAAGCAGTACGCCGTGCGGGCCTGGCCCACGCTCGTCGTCATCGACCCCGAGGGCTACGTCGTCGCCCAGCACGCGGGCGAGGGCCACGCCCACGCCCTGGAGCAGCTCGTCGGCGAGCTGGAGGCCCAGCACGCGGCCAAGGGCACCCTGCGGCGCGGCGACGGCCCGTACGTCGCCCCCGAGCCGGTCGCGACCGATCTGCGCTTCCCCGGCAAGGCCGTGCTGCTGCCCGGCGGCACCTTCCTCGTCTCGGACTCCACCCGCCACCAGCTCGTCGAGCTGGCCGCGGACGGCGAGAGCGTCGTCGCGCGCGTCGGCTCCGGCGAGCGCGGCTTCGGCCCCGACGGCTTCAGTGAGCCGCAGGGCCTGGCGCTGCTCCCCGACGGCACGGTCGCCGTCGCCGACACCGTCAACCACGCCCTGCGCGCGTACGACCCCGCCACTGGCGCCGTCACCACCCTCGCGGGCACCGGCCGCCAGTGGATGCAGGGCCGCCCCACCTCCGGCCCCGCCACCGAGGTGGACCTCTCCTCCCCCTGGGACGTGGCCTGGTTCGCGGACCGGCTGTGGATCGCCATGGCCGGCGTGCACCAGCTGTGGACGTACGACCCGGCCACCGGCGCCGTCGAGGTCGCGGCCGGTACGACGAACGAGGGGCTGGTCGACGGACCGGCGCCCGAGGCGTGGTTCGCGCAGCCGTCCGGGCTGGCCGCGACCGAGGACCGGCTGTGGGTCGCGGACTCGGAGACCAGCGCCCTGCGGTACGTCGAGCGGGACGGCGAGGGGTTCGCGGTCCGCACCGCCGTCGGCACGGGGCTCTTCGACTTCGGCCACCGGGACGGCGAGGCCGCTCAGGCCCTCTTCCAGCACCCGCTCGGGGTGACGGCCCTGCCCGACGGCTCGGTGGCCGTCTCCGACACCTACAACCACGCCCTGCGCCGCTACGACCCGGCGACCGGCGAGGTCACCACCCTCGCGACGGACCTGCGGGAACCGTCGGACGCGGTCCTCGCCGGCGACGACATCGTGGTCGTGGAGTCCGCCCGGCACCGGCTCACGCGGCTGCGGCTGCCGGAGGAGGCGGTCCGGGTCGAGTCCGTCGCGCACCGCACCCAGCGGGCGGCGACCGACGTCGCGCCCGGGCGGCTGCGGCTGGACGTCGTCTTCCAGGCCCCGACGGGCCAGAAGCTGGACACCCGCTACGGGCCCTCGACCCGTCTCCTCGTGAGCTCGACCCCGCCGGAACTCCTGGCGGAGGGCTCGGGCACCGGCACGGACCTGGGCCGTGACCTGGTGCTGGCGGACGGGGTGACCGAGGGCGTCCTGCACGTCTCCGCGATGGCCGCCTCCTGCGACTACGACCCGGAGAACGAGTACCCCGCCTGCCACATGCACCAGCAGGACTGGGGGGTGCCGGTGCGCGTCGTGCCCGGCGGCGCCGAACGGCTGCCGCTGGTGCTGGCGGGCCTGGACGCGTAA
- a CDS encoding carbon-nitrogen family hydrolase — MRASLIQIGVDPDEPVAERRTRVASLVREQRGSDLVVLPELWTVGAFAYESFAEEAEPLDGPTAEAMAAAAWDTGVWLHAGSIVERAAPDSGSAAGDGPLYNTSLVFSPNGDLVRTYRKIHRFGFDKGEAVMMAPGSEVVTVPLPQTTLGLATCYDLRFPELFRALVDAGAQTLVVPAGWPARRREHWTLFAKARAVENQSYVLACDTAGTHAGVEQAGHSIVVDPWGEVLAEAGPGEEILTVELDTARVAKVRDDFPALKDRVLGRK, encoded by the coding sequence GTGCGCGCCTCTTTGATCCAGATCGGTGTGGACCCGGACGAGCCGGTCGCCGAGCGCCGGACGCGAGTGGCGTCCCTCGTGCGCGAGCAGCGCGGCAGCGACCTCGTGGTGCTGCCCGAGCTGTGGACCGTGGGCGCCTTCGCGTACGAGTCCTTCGCCGAGGAGGCCGAACCGCTGGACGGCCCCACGGCCGAGGCCATGGCGGCCGCCGCCTGGGACACCGGTGTCTGGCTGCACGCGGGCTCGATCGTCGAGCGCGCTGCGCCCGACAGCGGCTCCGCCGCGGGCGACGGCCCGCTCTACAACACCTCCCTCGTCTTCTCGCCCAACGGCGACCTCGTCCGCACCTACCGCAAGATCCACCGCTTCGGCTTCGACAAGGGCGAGGCCGTCATGATGGCCCCCGGCTCCGAGGTCGTCACCGTGCCGCTGCCGCAGACCACCCTCGGCCTCGCGACCTGCTACGACCTGCGCTTCCCCGAGCTGTTCCGCGCGCTCGTCGACGCGGGCGCGCAGACTCTGGTCGTCCCCGCGGGCTGGCCGGCGCGGCGCCGCGAGCACTGGACGCTGTTCGCCAAGGCACGGGCCGTGGAGAACCAGTCGTACGTCCTCGCCTGCGACACCGCCGGCACCCACGCGGGCGTCGAGCAGGCCGGGCACAGCATCGTGGTCGACCCCTGGGGCGAGGTCCTGGCCGAGGCGGGCCCGGGCGAGGAGATCCTCACCGTCGAGCTGGACACCGCCCGCGTCGCCAAGGTCCGCGACGACTTCCCGGCCCTGAAGGACCGGGTCCTGGGCCGGAAGTAG
- a CDS encoding maleylpyruvate isomerase family mycothiol-dependent enzyme, translated as MTVHPSLQPAIDAWTHSIEAINELVRPLAESEWNRATECPGWSVRDVVSHVIGVECEMLGEPRPMHTLPRDLYHVTDEFSRYIEVQVDVRRCHTALEMTSELEYTIIRRSRQLRNETRSPQAPVRWPLGSGNEQTLERALTIRAFDVWTHEQDLRRALGKPGNLDSPGAALTRDFLLLALPKVVAMDAGAPAGSAVVFDVHGPLEFLRTVRIDAQGRGAIDSSVSLGPTATLALDWETYARLACGRVRPEAVADRVKVEGERGLAAAILREFAVTP; from the coding sequence GTGACCGTCCACCCAAGCCTCCAGCCCGCCATCGACGCCTGGACCCATTCCATCGAGGCCATCAACGAGTTGGTGAGACCGCTCGCGGAGAGCGAATGGAACCGGGCCACCGAATGCCCCGGGTGGTCCGTGCGCGACGTGGTCTCGCACGTCATCGGCGTCGAGTGCGAAATGCTGGGCGAGCCACGGCCGATGCACACGCTGCCGCGCGATCTCTACCACGTGACCGACGAGTTCTCGCGGTACATCGAGGTGCAGGTCGATGTGCGGCGCTGCCACACGGCGCTGGAGATGACGTCCGAGCTGGAGTACACGATCATCCGGCGCTCGCGGCAGCTGCGCAACGAGACGCGCTCCCCGCAGGCGCCGGTCCGCTGGCCGCTGGGCAGTGGCAACGAGCAGACGCTGGAACGGGCGCTCACGATAAGGGCCTTCGACGTGTGGACGCACGAGCAGGACCTGCGGCGCGCCCTGGGCAAGCCCGGCAACCTCGACTCCCCGGGCGCGGCCCTCACCCGTGACTTCCTGCTCCTCGCCCTGCCCAAGGTCGTCGCGATGGACGCGGGCGCCCCGGCGGGGTCGGCGGTCGTCTTCGACGTGCACGGGCCGCTGGAGTTCCTGCGGACGGTGCGGATCGACGCGCAGGGCAGGGGGGCGATCGACAGCAGTGTGTCGCTGGGGCCGACGGCGACGCTCGCGCTGGACTGGGAGACGTACGCCCGGCTGGCGTGCGGACGGGTCCGGCCGGAGGCGGTGGCGGACCGGGTGAAGGTCGAGGGCGAGCGGGGGCTGGCGGCGGCGATCCTCCGGGAGTTCGCCGTCACGCCGTGA